A DNA window from Bombus huntii isolate Logan2020A chromosome 10, iyBomHunt1.1, whole genome shotgun sequence contains the following coding sequences:
- the LOC126869903 gene encoding uncharacterized protein LOC126869903 isoform X3 — protein MSTQCNRFVQNAWKKELCSNCFKPREEHTLPEETFRLNIGKALNYVKTDNVKIQSILRGKAVSQKDQKKKSVAFTERLTEVIGYGGDDFVSEGEEEDEQDLVESFNGDDDTLPDSEEERALGNLTRANTNFNTITANLTEIVSTNETSKSSTTTRSFASLMLGRIQKDSEGKKTTLLVSVTPFGGDESLPTAKRPSDKKVNGFVNGLTNFTKSKLMETDKSETMSKSMKKTDVDARKEEKKDQKFSSGMEKIVDMPLITSNNLISVMQRNESGDPDDTKDRTSESNIINVERNLENSKSDKKAANIPRSQPIKKFDNEKSKTPAQASQNGVKIEYDFTGKVTKKARDVSRIENESLDKGIELTLTPLKNEAEDAAESDRSMVVRGKDANKIDATLNDSRKIVKDDPLLLEVRKVEGEATPVEKKFSFEESRESAGEPDGKADEEEMTEPPALPKSPPPIETKHPVQAETCKTPIITTEPRPSFLHGTVHSESKMKPMVPQKPTNFLAKSSPTSPDTNGKKSYVLPPPSIQNAAGKPASSTGANNVPPPEQITSSRLTATKDKSEEQVASSLLDQNRGSLNADTPKDLEQRENETSRSQINSKSVCQGIESKLPTVEMSASKTSPGSKSKASSSVVRSQTTDSADSTENPEVDEEISDPQFSTVESIRSPNKRRMAPKPPAIDSTEELAPSCSLFARNPGANFKSDSPVVREKEKRERASSCSPKFRKAVSDLPDPTSAQTCDPASRRTISLSQDSLASGPEVREEKKRGRPRFSLKRFLRMGSRKDVDMVSGHASNSRIDEIPSTPQPKPRLEIIHPLELDGAAVEVVGNDRISRISEDQPDSCGSRNDAGRATRSPLSAGSHAAARPGKPPPPPRNQSLEDWSRLDPASKPVRPPPPRVETKQLPSRNDKSSTKSSPSSSTSSTSSSSTSSSSTSSWQPAASTTSDSIYANLGEVRSSLAPSKPQRTASMRDQATSQPILKKHGSSSPALNQDYETVAVTAPPTSDSLTSNDSHVYECLSSSPECDSNLELRHTGVSHLSCKRKSDSNAMEPASEFKFHHQTFVRSTSLPYCGSETESELYAPYGFYTGDEGPEEDQDWKNKDDELRISRLRQRRGRSIVHRSLEDNYGAVVVANHEALAQFLDQLNQTPQMLAGLRALKNTNPRVSHFGIDANTSITVGRRIFCSATWNELNVTLCIAFDLATHVSRKEFYLAPIIEFIDSPPREITDKTCLRGSKKLEATISVLPRLQVNTIQLYGATIKDLHDEGTIREASFVLLQFVTALKSLQARGIEESARSLNNVVLCREDKDAYYRLYLLQGLNVETNEERDEERVSLCQCALVALQQLNLASRLPLIQELLVREKAVTLSQVKSILEFSLWGPADVTFGGPREREVTLQRWLDLERANVLHALVRTRAPLTVTDEYQLLFLVRTSAKIMGEASLLLDEQRNRLVRTR, from the exons ATGTCCACACAATGCAACCGCTTCGTGCAGAACGCCTGGAAGAAGGAACTCTGTTCGAATTGCTTCAAGCCAAGAGAGGAACACACTTTGCCGGAAGAGACGTTCAGGTTGAACATTGGCAAGGCTCTGAACTATGTGAAGACTGATAATGTTAAGATACAG AGTATTCTGCGCGGGAAGGCGGTGTCTCAAAAGGATCAGAAAAAAAAGAGCGTGGCATTTACGGAGCGGCTGACGGAGGTAATCGGTTATGGAGGCGACGACTTCGTCTCCGAAGGTGAAGAGGAAGATGAGCAGGACTTGGTGGAGTCGTTCAACGGCGACGATGACACGTTGCCAGACAGCGAAGAGGAAAGGGCTTTGGGCAACTTGACGCGTGCCAATACCAACTTTAATACGATCACCGCAAACTTGACGGAGATCGTCTCCACGAACGAGACGAGTAAGTCGTCTACAACGACGAGATCCTTCGCGTCCCTTATGTTGGGAAGGATACAGAAGGATTCAGAAGGCAAGAAGACTACGTTGTTGGTCTCTGTCACGCCGTTTGGCGGTGACGAATCTTTGCCAACAGCAAAGAGGCCTAGCGATAAGAAGGTGAATGGATTCGTTAATGGCTTAACGAACTTTACCAAATCTAAACTAATGGAAACTGACAAGTCAGAG ACGATGTCGAAGAGCATGAAAAAAACCGATGTCGATgcgagaaaggaagaaaagaaggatCAGAAGTTTTCATCCGGCATGGAGAAGATCGTGGACATGCCCCTGATCACGtcgaataatttaatttctgtcatGCAAAGAAACGAATCGGGGGATCCTGATGACACCAAGGACAGAACGTCCGAATCTAACATAATCAACGTCGAGAGGAATTTAGAGAATAGCAAATCGGATAAGAAGGCTGCCAATATTCCACGAAGCCAACCAATTAAAAAGTTCGACAACGAGAAATCCAAGACTCCTGCGCAAGCTTCGCAAAATGGTGTCAAGATCGAATATGACTTTACCGGGAAAGTCACGAAGAAAGCACGCGACGTATCGAGAATAGAAAATGAATCCTTGGACAAGGGTATCGAATTGACTCTGACACCTTTGAAGAACGAGGCTGAAGACGCTGCTGAGAGCGATAGATCCATGGTTGTTCGAGGAAAAGACGCCAATAAAATCGACGCAACGTTAAACGACAGTAGGAAAATCGTTAAAGACGATCCATTGTTACTTGAAGTGCGAAAAGTGGAAGGTGAAGCTACACCCGTGGAGAAGAAGTTCAGTTTTGAAGAAAGTCGAGAATCGGCTGGTGAACCGGATGGAAAGGCGGACGAAGAGGAAATGACGGAACCGCCAGCTCTTCCAAAGAGTCCTCCGCCTATTGAAACTAAGCATCCTGTTCAGGCAGAAACGTGTAAGACACCGATCATCACAACCGAACCGAGACCGTCTTTCCTACATGGAACAGTTCACTCGGAGTCGAAGATGAAACCCATGGTGCCTCAGAAGCCGACTAATTTCTTGGCCAAGAGTAGTCCTACGTCGCCTGATACAAATGGAAAGAAAAGTTACGTGCTACCGCCTCCTTCGATTCAAAACGCCGCAGGCAAGCCCGCTTCGAGCACAG GCGCCAACAACGTTCCACCTCCGGAACAAATAACTTCCTCTCGTCTAACAGCTACCAAAGACAAGTCGGAGGAGCAAGTTGCCTCTTCGCTCTTAGATCAAAATCGTGGATCTTTGAACGCGGATACTCCAAAAGACTTGGAACAGCGAGAGAACGAAACTTCTCGATCCCAAATCAACTCAAAGTCTGTATGTCAAGGTATCGAGTCGAAGTTACCGACCGTTGAGATGTCTGCATCGAAAACGTCGCCAGGAAGCAAGTCAAAGGCGTCGTCGAGCGTAGTCAGAAGTCAGACCACAGATTCAGCAGATAGTACGGAGAATCCGGAGGTAGACGAAGAAATTTCAGATCCCCAATTTTCGACGGTAGAGTCGATACGGTCGCcgaataaaagaagaatggCGCCAAAACCTCCAGCGATCGATTCTACGGAAGAACTGGCTCCCAGTTGTAGCTTGTTCGCCAGGAATCCCGGAGCGAATTTCAAATCAGACTCTCCGGTGGTcagggaaaaagagaagagagaaagagcctCGTCGTGCAGCCCGAAGTTTCGAAAAGCTGTCTCAGATCTTCCAGATCCTACGAGCGCGCAAACGTGCGATCCAGCGTCCAGGAGAACGATATCTCTGTCGCAGGATAGCCTGGCAAGTGGGCCAGAAGttagagaagaaaagaagagaggtAGACCGCGTTTCTCTTTGAAGAGATTTCTCAGGATGGGTTCTAGGAAAGACGTGGATATGGTTAGCGGTCACGCGTCCAACTCGAGGATCGACGAAATACCATCGACGCCGCAACCTAAACCACGATTAGAAATTATTCATCCGTTGGAGTTGGATGGTGCTGCTGTTGAAGTGGTGGGAAACGATCGGATTAGCAGGATAAGCGAAGATCAACCAGATTCCTGCGGTTCTAGGAACGACGCGGGAAGAGCAACTCGATCGCCGTTGTCCGCCGGATCGCACGCCGCCG CGAGACCAGGGAAACCGCCGCCACCACCAAGGAACCAGTCTTTGGAGGATTGGTCGAGACTGGATCCAGCTAGCAAACCGGTCAGACCACCACCGCCACGCGTCGAGACCAAACAACTACCGTCGAGGAACGACAAGTCATCCACAAAATCGTCGCCCTCGTCGTCCACATCTTCAACGTCCTCGTCGTCTACGTCGTCGTCTTCGACATCGTCTTGGCAGCCAGCAGCCTCGACCACCTCAGACTCGATTTACGCGAATCTGG GTGAGGTGCGCAGCTCGTTGGCACCCTCGAAACCGCAAAGAACCGCCAGCATGAGGGACCAAGCGACCTCGCAGCCAATCCTCAAGAAACACGGCTCTTCAAGCCCGGCCCTTAATCAGGATTACGAGACTGTCGCGGTTACTGCGCCACCCACGTCCGATTCTCTG ACGTCTAACGACAGTCATGTTTACGAGTGCCTTTCTAGCTCGCCGGAGTGCGATTCGAATCTCGAGCTGCGCCACACTGGCGTATCTCATCTCAGCTGCAAGAGGAAATCCGACAGCAACGCGATGGAACCCGCTTCGGAATTCAAATTTCATCATCAGACGTTCGTCAGATCGACTTCGCTTCCATATTGCGGCAGCGAGACCGAGAGCGAGTTGTATGCCCCGTATGGTTTTTACACCGGTGACGAG GGTCCCGAGGAGGATCAAGACTGGAAGAATAAGGACGACGAATTAAGGATAAGCCGATTGAGGCAACGCAGAGGTCGCAGTATAGTTCATCGAAGCCTCGAGGATAATTACGGCGCCGTGGTCGTTGCAAATCACGAAGCTCTCGCCCAGTTTCTCGACCAG CTGAACCAAACGCCTCAAATGCTTGCGGGGCTGCGAGCGTTGAAAAATACGAATCCGCGTGTAAGCCACTTCGGCATCGACGCCAATACGTCGATCACAGTCGGTAGAAGAATATTTTGCTCGGCGACGTGGAACGAGCTGAACGTCACCTTGTGCATCGCCTTCGATCTGGCTACGCATGTGTCGcggaaggaattttatttGGCACCTATAATCGAGTTTATAGACAGCCCACCGAGGGAAATTACCGACAAGACGTGTCTGCGCGGGAGCAAGAAGCTCGAAG cGACCATTTCTGTACTGCCGCGTTTACAAGTGAACACGATACAATTATACGGTGCGACGATCAAGGATTTGCACGATGAAGGAACAATTAGAGAAGCATCGTTCGTGCTCCTTCAATTCGTCACAGCGTTAAAGAGCCTTCAAGCGCGAGGAATCGAAGAATCTGCGAGAAGCTTGAACAACGTGGTTCTATGTAGAGAAGACAAGGACGCCTATTACAGGCTCTATCTTCTTCAAGG ATTGAACGTGGAGACGAACGAGGAACGCGACGAGGAGAGGGTTTCGTTGTGTCAGTGCGCGCTCGTGGCGCTTCAACAACTCAACTTGGCCAGTAGACTGCCTCTGATTCAGGAGCTGCTCGTACGGGAGAAGGCAGTCACCTTGTCTCAG GTGAAATCCATCCTGGAATTTTCTCTGTGGGGTCCCGCGGACGTGACTTTCGGTGGTCCACGAGAAAGAGAAGTTACCCTCCAAAGATGGTTGGATCTGGAAAGAGCGAACGTTCTTCACGCGTTAGTGAGGACAAGGGCGCCGCTCACCGTCACCGACGAATACCAATTGCTATTCTTGGTTCGAACCAGTGCGAAAATTATGGGCGAAGCGTCCTTGCTTTTGGACGAACAACGAAATCGTCTGGTTCGGACTCGCTAA